The genomic DNA CGTGTGGGGCTCCGCCTCCCTGTCACGGCGGGGGCCGGGAGCGGAACGGGTACGACAGGGTGAGCGGGGGTCTTCCGGGTGGAGCGGGGAAGGGGGTGTCGGCCAGGGTGTCCAGGAGACAGGCGAAGACGAAGGGATCCTGGAGCGTGCTCTCCACCACCTCTCCGCGCAGGAAGTGACCCTGGCCCTCCTGGGACTCGAGCGTGAAGCGCAGCCGCACGCTCTGCGCGCCCACGTGGCGCCCCTCGGCGTCCTGGAGGCATTGGCGCATCAGCGGCTGGATGGCCCGGAGCGCCGCGCGGACTTCCTCCGGACTCCACGTGCCCGGGGGAATTTCCGGCAGGGGCTCCTCCTCGCGGGCGGCCACGGGCGGCGGGGCCGGTGGGGGGATGGGCTCCACGGGAGGCGGTGGCGTGGGCGGGGAATGCTCCACGGGCGGGGGCGATGGGCGCGGGGCGACGGGGTGCTCCAGCTCCAATGGGGGCTCCCGCGTCAGCCAGAGCGCCAGCGCGCTCAAGGCCACGAAGGGGAGGACTACCCAGAGGAGCACGGCTCGTCCCGACATGCCCACCTCAACCCGTGCGTGCTCCGCCTCAGTCCAATCCCAGTGCTTCCTTCAGGAGTTCCTCCCGGGCCACCACGGGCGTGCGCGGAAGGAGCTCGGGTCGGAAGCGCCGGATGAGCGCGTCGCCCGTCACGGGGGTTCCATCGCCCAGTCCACTCCAGGCCGCGAGCAGCCCCAGCACCCGCTCCACGGCGATGCCCCGCTCGCGCAGCTCGGCCACGGCGAAGGCACCCTCGCGCTTGGCCAGCCGCTTGCCGTCCTCCCCGAGCACCAGGGGCACGTGCCAGAAGCGGGGGGGCGTGACGCCGAGCGCCTCGTAGAGCTGGAGTTGTCTGGGCGTGGAGCTGAGCAGGTCATCTCCCCGGAGCACGTCGGTGATGCCACTGGCCGCGTCGTCCACCACCACCGCGAGCTGGTAGCTGGCCACGCCGTCGTTGCGACGCACGACGAAGTCTCCCACCGCCGTGGCCACGTCCTGGCACACGGGGCCGTGCAGCCCGTCCTCGAAGCACCACTCACCGGGGAGCGCCTGGAAGCGCAGGGCGGGGGGGCGCATCCGCGCGCGCTCCTCGCGGACCTCTGGAGCCAGGGGCGCGCAGGTGCCCGGATAGCGCGGGCCCTCGTCGCTCAGCCCATGGGGCGCGCTCGCCGCCCGGGCGATCTCCGCGCGCGTGCAGAAGCACGGGTAGACGCGGCCCATGCGCTCAAGCCGCTCCAGCGCCTCTCGGTAGATGTCCTCGCGCTGGCTCTGCACGAGGGGCGGCTCGTCCCAGTCCAGCCCCAGCCAGGTCAGATCCCGGTACAGGTCCTCGAGGAAGGCGGGTTTGCAGCGGGCCCGGTCCAGGTCCTCGATGCGCAGCAGGAACCGGCCTCCGGCCGCGCGGGCCTGGAGCCAGCCCAACAGGGCGCTGCGGGCATTGCCGAGATGGATGCGTCCGGTGGGGCTGGGCGCGAAGCGTCCGCGGAGACTCATGGCGTTGGAGGTGGCAGCCTAGCTTGGCCCTCGCGCCGGGCGTGCGCAGTTTTCACCGGGAGGAACCCGATGCGTTTCCTGCACTGCTCGGACGTCCACATGACGGCGGACTATGCCTCGCTGCCCCTGCGCCCGTTGGGGTGGCGGCGGTGGATCGCCATGTTCGAGCAGTGGGGGGGTCGGCGGAAGGCCTTCGCGCACGCCCCGGAGACGTTCGCCACCATCGCGCGCGAATCCCTGCGGCCGGGGGTGGATCATCTCATCGTCTCCGGAGACCTCACCCAATACGCGCTGGAGCCCGAGTTCGTGCTCGCGCGCCAGGCGCTCGGGGCCCTGGCGGAGGATCCACGCCGCTGCACGGTCATCCCCGGCAACCACGATGTCTTCACCCCGGGCAGCCACCGCACCGGCCGCTTCGCGCGGCATTTCGGACAGCTCCTGGAGAGCGATCTCCCCGAGCACCGGCGCGAGGGCGCCTTTCCCTTCGTGCGGCTGGTGGGGACGGAGGCCGCGGTGGTGGGGCTGTCCTCCGCGCGGGTGCCTCCCATGCCCGGCATCGCGCATGGCTATATCGGCCCGGCGCAGCTGGAGGGCCTGGCCGAGGTGGTGAAGGATCCACGGCTCGCGGGCCGGGCGCTGCTGGTGGTGGTGCACCACGCGCCCTTCACGGCCAAGGGCCGCGCGGATCACCGCTTCCATGGACTGAAGGATGCCCAGGCGCTCCTGGCGCTGTTGCCGGGTCCGCGCTTCGCGGTGCTGCACGGCCACATCCACCGGCGCTACCACCATCCAGCCACCCCGGAGCGCCCGCATGTCTTCAGCGCGGGCTCCTCCACGC from Melittangium boletus DSM 14713 includes the following:
- the gluQRS gene encoding tRNA glutamyl-Q(34) synthetase GluQRS, which encodes MSLRGRFAPSPTGRIHLGNARSALLGWLQARAAGGRFLLRIEDLDRARCKPAFLEDLYRDLTWLGLDWDEPPLVQSQREDIYREALERLERMGRVYPCFCTRAEIARAASAPHGLSDEGPRYPGTCAPLAPEVREERARMRPPALRFQALPGEWCFEDGLHGPVCQDVATAVGDFVVRRNDGVASYQLAVVVDDAASGITDVLRGDDLLSSTPRQLQLYEALGVTPPRFWHVPLVLGEDGKRLAKREGAFAVAELRERGIAVERVLGLLAAWSGLGDGTPVTGDALIRRFRPELLPRTPVVAREELLKEALGLD
- a CDS encoding metallophosphoesterase family protein, translating into MRFLHCSDVHMTADYASLPLRPLGWRRWIAMFEQWGGRRKAFAHAPETFATIARESLRPGVDHLIVSGDLTQYALEPEFVLARQALGALAEDPRRCTVIPGNHDVFTPGSHRTGRFARHFGQLLESDLPEHRREGAFPFVRLVGTEAAVVGLSSARVPPMPGIAHGYIGPAQLEGLAEVVKDPRLAGRALLVVVHHAPFTAKGRADHRFHGLKDAQALLALLPGPRFAVLHGHIHRRYHHPATPERPHVFSAGSSTQAGREGYWLIEVKDGRVLGGHQRVPGEETPEPAALHA